A region from the SAR86 cluster bacterium genome encodes:
- the gatA gene encoding Asp-tRNA(Asn)/Glu-tRNA(Gln) amidotransferase subunit GatA, with amino-acid sequence MTIKYKTIKEIKKMISSKEISNREITLEAYKLIEENKNLNAFITLNKEDAIKKAEDYDNNPSDLPLAGIPIAQKDLFCTKGIRTTCGSNMLSNFVPPYSATVIENLENAGCISIGKTNMDEFAMGSSNETSFYGNVHNPWGKNLVPGGSSGGSASAIAAGIVPAASGTDTGGSIRQPASVCGITGIKPTYGRISRWGMIAFASSLDQAGPMARTAEDCAFLLNEMCSHDSKDTTSLDEEIPNFEENLSNPLDGKKIGIVKDLDLSSLDDNVIQVYENSLKEFVSLGAKLVDISLPNLSLSVPTYYVVAPAECSSNLSRFDGVKFGRRSENTKDLEELYVKTRSEGFGDEVKRRILIGSYVLSAGYYDAYYKKAQQVRRLIKNDFDNAFSNVDVIMTPTTRGAAFEIGSKGSDPIQMYLEDLFTISANLAGLPAMSLPNGNIDNKPIGLQIIGNFLDEPSILNFAHMYQTKTDWHLYTPEGMKK; translated from the coding sequence ATGACAATTAAATATAAAACAATTAAAGAAATTAAAAAAATGATCTCTTCAAAAGAGATATCAAATAGAGAAATCACACTTGAAGCATATAAACTAATTGAAGAAAATAAAAATTTAAATGCATTTATTACACTTAATAAAGAAGATGCTATAAAAAAAGCTGAAGATTATGATAATAATCCCTCAGATCTTCCTTTAGCTGGAATTCCTATTGCGCAAAAAGATCTCTTTTGTACAAAGGGTATACGAACAACGTGTGGTTCAAATATGCTTAGTAATTTTGTTCCACCTTATTCAGCTACTGTGATAGAAAATCTAGAAAATGCGGGGTGTATTTCCATTGGAAAAACTAATATGGATGAATTTGCTATGGGTTCATCAAATGAAACAAGTTTTTATGGAAATGTTCATAATCCATGGGGTAAGAATCTTGTTCCTGGAGGGAGTTCTGGAGGTTCTGCTTCCGCAATAGCAGCTGGAATTGTACCTGCGGCTTCTGGAACTGATACAGGCGGATCAATAAGGCAGCCAGCTTCCGTTTGCGGAATTACTGGTATAAAGCCTACATATGGAAGGATTTCCCGATGGGGGATGATTGCATTTGCATCAAGTCTTGATCAAGCAGGTCCAATGGCAAGAACTGCTGAAGATTGTGCATTCCTTCTTAATGAAATGTGTTCACATGATAGTAAAGATACAACTTCACTGGATGAAGAAATTCCAAATTTTGAAGAGAACTTAAGCAATCCATTAGATGGGAAAAAAATTGGAATAGTAAAAGATTTAGATTTATCTAGTCTAGATGATAATGTAATTCAAGTTTATGAAAATTCTTTAAAAGAATTTGTATCTTTAGGCGCTAAGCTAGTAGACATTTCACTTCCTAATCTTTCGCTTTCTGTTCCAACTTATTATGTTGTAGCACCAGCAGAGTGTTCATCTAATTTATCGAGATTTGACGGAGTTAAGTTTGGCAGAAGATCTGAGAATACAAAAGATCTTGAGGAGTTATATGTGAAAACGCGTTCCGAGGGATTTGGAGATGAAGTAAAAAGAAGAATTCTTATAGGGTCATATGTACTGTCTGCCGGATATTACGATGCTTATTATAAAAAAGCCCAACAAGTTCGAAGGTTAATTAAAAATGATTTTGATAATGCATTCTCTAACGTTGATGTAATTATGACTCCAACAACCAGGGGTGCTGCTTTTGAGATTGGATCTAAAGGTAGTGATCCAATTCAAATGTATCTTGAGGATCTTTTCACAATATCAGCCAATCTTGCAGGGCTACCAGCAATGTCTCTTCCTAATGGTAATATTGATAATAAACCAATTGGCCTACAAATTATTGGTAATTTTTTGGATGAGCCTTCAATTTTGAACTTTGCTCATATGTATCAAACTAAAACAGATTGGCATCTTTATACACCTGAAGGCATGAAAAAATGA
- the gatC gene encoding Asp-tRNA(Asn)/Glu-tRNA(Gln) amidotransferase subunit GatC: MDKKTVETISYLSRLKIDVEKEDKITEDLKNIIKFVDQLNDVNTSKINPLTNPLEKTAKTREDHVSAKNLKKELLEVAPSANEDYFLVPRVVE; this comes from the coding sequence ATGGACAAGAAAACAGTTGAAACAATATCTTACCTATCAAGACTAAAGATTGATGTTGAAAAAGAGGATAAAATCACAGAAGATCTTAAGAATATAATCAAATTTGTTGACCAATTAAATGACGTCAATACATCTAAAATTAATCCCCTTACTAATCCACTAGAAAAAACGGCAAAAACTAGAGAAGATCATGTTAGTGCTAAAAATCTCAAGAAAGAGTTATTAGAAGTTGCTCCATCTGCTAACGAAGACTACTTTTTAGTTCCAAGGGTTGTTGAATGA